The Streptomyces achromogenes genome window below encodes:
- a CDS encoding LAETG motif-containing sortase-dependent surface protein, producing the protein MNLRRTMVTVAATAVIAPLALLSAPVAFAEEGGTSSPSASSSETGTSSASAAASDGQSTSGAPTDASSASSASSSPSDDKKASGSSSGSSSPSSSSSEKAGASASATESGDGFDPYEDCDSFDLDEKLSAQVKGLPSKIVAGSGWHGFTFAVDNDSDRDLKNVYIDAFLEYGDEANDAFLSEGLAVIQVKEDGKWTNSFQDSFEDEHGKTVNVTGSFVGLLDTLEKHSSASLELRVKVKASAPAGSSFALSEAIYAGEGSACYGNGDFYDVRILAAGADAGDSGDAKPNGDKPTSGVKPQGDAKPISGSLAETGSDSALPVIGLVGGVAVLAGAGAVFAVRRRKVGTHA; encoded by the coding sequence ATGAATCTCCGCCGCACGATGGTCACCGTGGCCGCGACCGCCGTCATCGCGCCGCTCGCGCTGCTGTCGGCACCCGTCGCCTTCGCGGAGGAGGGCGGCACGTCCTCCCCCAGCGCGTCCTCCTCGGAGACCGGCACCTCCTCGGCGTCCGCCGCGGCCTCGGACGGCCAGAGCACGTCCGGCGCCCCGACCGACGCCTCGTCGGCCTCGTCGGCCTCGTCGTCGCCGTCGGACGACAAGAAGGCGTCCGGCTCTTCGTCCGGCTCCTCCTCGCCCTCCTCCTCCAGCTCGGAGAAGGCCGGCGCGAGCGCGTCGGCCACCGAGAGCGGAGACGGGTTCGACCCGTACGAGGACTGTGACTCCTTCGACCTGGACGAGAAGCTGTCGGCTCAGGTCAAGGGCCTGCCGAGCAAGATCGTCGCCGGTTCCGGCTGGCACGGCTTCACGTTCGCCGTCGACAACGACTCCGACCGCGACCTGAAGAACGTGTACATCGACGCGTTCCTCGAATACGGCGACGAAGCGAACGACGCGTTCCTGTCCGAGGGTCTCGCCGTCATCCAGGTCAAGGAGGACGGCAAGTGGACCAACAGCTTCCAGGACTCCTTCGAGGACGAGCACGGCAAGACCGTCAACGTCACGGGATCGTTCGTCGGCCTGCTCGACACGCTGGAGAAGCACTCCTCCGCGAGCCTCGAACTGCGGGTGAAGGTCAAGGCCTCCGCCCCGGCGGGCTCCTCGTTCGCGCTGAGCGAGGCCATCTACGCCGGTGAGGGCTCCGCCTGCTACGGCAACGGTGACTTCTACGACGTCCGGATCCTCGCCGCAGGCGCGGACGCGGGCGACTCCGGCGACGCCAAGCCGAACGGCGACAAGCCCACCTCCGGCGTCAAGCCCCAGGGCGACGCCAAGCCGATCAGCGGCAGTCTCGCCGAGACCGGCTCCGACTCGGCGCTGCCGGTGATCGGCCTGGTCGGCGGGGTCGCCGTGCTCGCCGGCGCCGGCGCGGTGTTCGCCGTCCGCCGCCGCAAGGTCGGCACGCACGCGTAA
- a CDS encoding GMC oxidoreductase, producing the protein MSQDAYDYDVIVVGSGFGGSVTALRLTEKGYRVGVLEAGRRFTRESLPRNSWDLKNYLWAPKLGMYGIQRIHLLGNVMVLAGAGVGGGSLNYANTLYVPPKPFFDDPQWRGITDWQEELRPYYDQARRMLGVRLNPTTTPSDVHLKAAAERMGVGDTFHMAPVGVFFGDGEDADGTAKAKPGEQVDDPYFGGAGPSRKACTECGECMTGCRHGAKNTLNENYLHLAEKAGAVVHPLTTVVSVTDDSQGGYAVATLPTDERRRGRAKARGRVFKARRVVLAAGTYGTQTLLHRMKANRQLPYLSDRLGELTRTNSEALVGAQTDDRRYRKATGAPKVDFTRGVAITSSVHPDADTHIEPVRYGKGSNSMGGLSILQVPYAEGSSRVAGWLTNAARHPLLVLRSLSNRRWSERTIIGLVMQSLDNSLTTYLKPSGVGRGLLTARQGHGAPNPKQIKAASEAASAIAADINGFAGSNVGELMGTPLTAHFLGGCPIGDSRETGVIDPYHRLYGHPGISVVDGAAVSANLGVNPSLTITAQAERAMSYWPNKGDTDPRPAQGAAYERLEPVEPVSPAVPADAFGALRLPFLGMPTVPPRP; encoded by the coding sequence TGGGCCCCGAAGCTCGGCATGTACGGCATCCAGCGCATCCACCTGCTGGGCAACGTCATGGTGCTGGCCGGCGCCGGCGTGGGCGGCGGCTCCCTCAACTACGCCAACACGCTCTACGTGCCGCCGAAGCCGTTCTTCGACGACCCCCAGTGGCGTGGCATCACCGACTGGCAGGAAGAGCTGCGGCCGTACTACGACCAGGCACGGCGCATGCTCGGCGTCCGCCTCAACCCGACGACGACCCCTTCCGACGTGCACCTGAAGGCGGCCGCCGAGCGGATGGGCGTCGGCGACACCTTCCACATGGCGCCCGTCGGCGTGTTCTTCGGCGACGGCGAGGACGCCGACGGCACGGCGAAGGCGAAGCCGGGGGAGCAGGTCGACGACCCCTACTTCGGCGGCGCGGGCCCGTCCCGCAAGGCCTGCACCGAGTGCGGCGAGTGCATGACCGGCTGCCGGCACGGTGCGAAGAACACCCTGAACGAGAACTACCTCCACCTCGCCGAGAAGGCGGGCGCCGTCGTGCACCCCCTGACGACGGTGGTCTCCGTCACGGACGACTCGCAGGGCGGATACGCGGTGGCCACGCTGCCCACCGACGAGCGCCGCAGGGGCAGGGCGAAGGCGAGGGGCCGGGTCTTCAAGGCCCGCCGGGTCGTCCTCGCCGCCGGCACCTACGGCACCCAGACCCTGCTGCACCGGATGAAGGCCAACCGCCAGCTCCCGTACCTCTCGGACCGGTTGGGCGAGCTGACCCGTACCAACTCGGAGGCGCTGGTCGGCGCGCAGACCGACGACCGGCGCTACCGCAAGGCGACCGGCGCGCCGAAGGTCGACTTCACGCGCGGCGTCGCCATCACCTCGTCCGTCCACCCGGACGCCGACACCCACATCGAGCCGGTCCGCTACGGCAAGGGCTCCAACTCGATGGGCGGGCTGTCGATCCTCCAGGTGCCGTACGCGGAGGGCTCCTCCAGGGTGGCCGGCTGGCTGACGAACGCGGCCCGCCACCCGCTGCTCGTGCTGCGCTCGCTGTCCAACCGCCGCTGGTCGGAGCGAACCATCATCGGCCTGGTGATGCAGTCGCTGGACAACTCGCTGACGACGTATCTCAAGCCGTCCGGCGTGGGCCGGGGCCTGCTGACGGCGCGACAGGGACACGGCGCCCCCAACCCCAAGCAGATCAAGGCCGCCTCCGAGGCCGCCTCCGCGATCGCCGCCGACATCAACGGCTTCGCGGGTTCCAACGTCGGCGAGCTGATGGGCACCCCGCTCACCGCGCACTTCCTCGGCGGCTGCCCCATCGGCGACTCCCGCGAGACCGGCGTCATCGACCCGTACCACCGCCTGTACGGCCACCCCGGCATCTCGGTCGTCGACGGCGCGGCCGTCTCGGCGAACCTGGGCGTGAACCCCTCGCTCACCATCACCGCCCAGGCGGAGCGCGCGATGTCGTACTGGCCCAACAAGGGCGATACGGATCCGCGACCGGCACAGGGCGCGGCATACGAACGGCTGGAGCCTGTGGAGCCGGTCAGCCCGGCGGTGCCGGCGGACGCCTTCGGCGCGCTGCGCCTGCCGTTCCTCGGGATGCCGACGGTCCCGCCCCGGCCGTAG